The proteins below are encoded in one region of Pseudophryne corroboree isolate aPseCor3 chromosome 8, aPseCor3.hap2, whole genome shotgun sequence:
- the LOC134948362 gene encoding ficolin-2-like isoform X1, which yields MLALVLAGLAAMTTLGDGEEACPEIKVIGIGDSDKLTILRGCPGFPGSAGQKGEVGASGEKGQQGSMGDRGKAGPPGEKGSTTVIKGEKGEKGESGRTESYAARNCKELHNQGAELSDWYTIYPDGSQPIKVLCDMDTDDGGWIVFQRRWDGSVDFFRDWDAYKKGFGSRLNEFWLGNDNLQKITSLGSWELRIDLQDFENKKMFAKYTYFKVLNETEKYQLMIGAYKEGTAGDSMSGLNNMKFSTKDQDNDTYENSCSVLYKGGWWYSSCHTANLNGLYHLGEHTSYADGINWYTGKGHHYSFKHVEMKIRAV from the exons AAATAAAAGTTATTGGCATTGGAGACTCCGACAAGCTGACAATTCTCAGAGGGTGTCCCGGATTTCCAGGGTCTGCCGGTCAAAAAGGAGAAGTTGGAGCATCAGGAGAGAAAG GGCAACAAGGATCTATGGGGGACCGAGGAAAGGCCGGACCGCCTGGTGAGAAAG GTTCTACCACAGTAATAAAAGGTGAAAAAG GCGAGAAAGGAGAAAGCGGCCGGACAGAGTCATATG CTGCCAGGAACTGCAAAGAGCTACATAACCAAGGGGCCGAGCTGAGTGACTGGTACACGATATACCCAGACGGCAGCCAGCCAATCAAAGTCCTATGTGATATGGACACGGACGATGGTGGATGGATT GTGTTCCAGAGACGTTGGGATGGGTCAGTGGATTTCTTCCGGGACTGGGATGCCTACAAGAAAGGGTTTGGAAGCCGACTGAATGAATTTTGGCTGGGGAATGATAATCTCCAGAAAATAACCTCATTAG GCTCATGGGAACTGCGCATTGACCTACAAGACTTTGAAAATAAAAAGATGTTTGCCAAGTACACATACTTCAAAGTCTTGAATGAGACAGAGAAATACCAGCTCATGATTGGAGCCTACAAGGAGGGTACTGCAG GGGATTCCATGTCAGGATTGAACAATATGAAGTTCTCTACGAAGGACCAGGACAATGATACTTATGAAAACAGCTGCTCTGTACTTTACAAGGGTGGCTGGTGGTATAGCAGCTGCCACACCGCAAACCTGAATGGGCTCTACCACTTGGGGGAACACACCTCCTACGCTGACGGCATCAACTGGTACACCGGAAAGGGGCATCATTACTCCTTCAAGCATGTGGAAATGAAGATTAGGGCTGTTTAA
- the LOC134948362 gene encoding ficolin-2-like isoform X2, whose product MLALVLAGLAAMTTLGDGEEACPEIKVIGIGDSDKLTILRGCPGFPGSAGQKGEVGASGEKGQQGSMGDRGKAGPPGEKGSTTVIKGEKGEKGESGRTESYAARNCKELHNQGAELSDWYTIYPDGSQPIKVLCDMDTDDGGWIVFQRRWDGSVDFFRDWDAYKKGFGSRLNEFWLGNDNLQKITSLGDSMSGLNNMKFSTKDQDNDTYENSCSVLYKGGWWYSSCHTANLNGLYHLGEHTSYADGINWYTGKGHHYSFKHVEMKIRAV is encoded by the exons AAATAAAAGTTATTGGCATTGGAGACTCCGACAAGCTGACAATTCTCAGAGGGTGTCCCGGATTTCCAGGGTCTGCCGGTCAAAAAGGAGAAGTTGGAGCATCAGGAGAGAAAG GGCAACAAGGATCTATGGGGGACCGAGGAAAGGCCGGACCGCCTGGTGAGAAAG GTTCTACCACAGTAATAAAAGGTGAAAAAG GCGAGAAAGGAGAAAGCGGCCGGACAGAGTCATATG CTGCCAGGAACTGCAAAGAGCTACATAACCAAGGGGCCGAGCTGAGTGACTGGTACACGATATACCCAGACGGCAGCCAGCCAATCAAAGTCCTATGTGATATGGACACGGACGATGGTGGATGGATT GTGTTCCAGAGACGTTGGGATGGGTCAGTGGATTTCTTCCGGGACTGGGATGCCTACAAGAAAGGGTTTGGAAGCCGACTGAATGAATTTTGGCTGGGGAATGATAATCTCCAGAAAATAACCTCATTAG GGGATTCCATGTCAGGATTGAACAATATGAAGTTCTCTACGAAGGACCAGGACAATGATACTTATGAAAACAGCTGCTCTGTACTTTACAAGGGTGGCTGGTGGTATAGCAGCTGCCACACCGCAAACCTGAATGGGCTCTACCACTTGGGGGAACACACCTCCTACGCTGACGGCATCAACTGGTACACCGGAAAGGGGCATCATTACTCCTTCAAGCATGTGGAAATGAAGATTAGGGCTGTTTAA